The Pseudomonas sp. Marseille-Q3773 DNA window CCGCTCGGTGTCGATGTTCAGGGCATCCAGGCGCTGGTCATCACCCATGTTCATCTTGATCACGTAGGTCGCATTCCCGCATTGCTGGCGGCAGGCTACCGTGGCCCCATCCTGTGCAGCGAGCCGTCTGCCCGGTTGCTGCCACTGGTGCTGGAAGATGCCTACAAGCTCAGTATCAGCAGCGAGCCCGCGGAGGTTGCGCGCTACTCCGATGTCGTCCGCGAGCTGATCGCGCCCTTGCCTTTCGAACACTGGCACTCATTGGTCGAGCGTCCCGGCCTCAGCTGCCGGCTCCGCCTGCAGCGCGCCGGGCACCTGCTGGGTTCGGCTTATGTCGAATGTGACATGCAGCATGAGCAAACCAATACTCGCTACGTGTTCTCCGGCGACCTCGGTGCCTGTAACAACCCCTTGCTGCGCCCTGTGCAGCCCCCGGAGCGGGCCGATGTGCTGGTGCTCGAAAGCACCTACGGTGACCGCCTGCACCCGCCTGCCGCCGATCGTGAGCGGCGCCTCGAAGCGGCCATCGACCGCGCCCTGGCCGACCGAGGCACTCTGCTCATTCCGGCGTTCAGCCTCGGGCGCACCCAGGAACTGTTGTACGAACTCGAAGGCATTCTTCACCGCAAGGCCTTGCTGAACATGGCCGGCCCGGCGCCTGCCGGCGAACCCCTCGACTGGTCGCAGTTGCCCATCATCCTCGACTCACCCCTGGCCCAGCGTATTACCGATGTGTACCGAGGGCTGCACGGCTACTGGAATGCCGACGCCCGGGCGCGCCTTGCCGAAGGGCGCGACCCGCTCGGTTTTAGCCAGCTTGTAAGCGTGGACACCCATGCCCGTCATCAGCAGGTGGTCAATTACCTGAAGAGCACCGGGCGGCCGGCGATCGTAATTGCCGGCAATGGCATGTGCTCGGGTGGGCGCATCGTTAACTACCTGAAGGCCATGCTGGGGGATCCACGGCATGAGGTGATGTTCGTCGGCTACCAGGCCAAGGGCACGCCAGGTGCGGTGATACAGGCCAGTGAAGGAGCGCAAGGTTTTGTCCAGCTCGATCTGGATGGGCGGATGTATGAGATTCGCGCCAAAGTACTTACGTTGGGTGGTTATTCGGGGCACGCCGATCAGGCAGGGTTGCTCGCTTTTGCTTCGCGAGGAAAAGAGCCCGCCGGGCGTGTGGTGCTGGTTCACGGCGAAGCCAGTGCCAAGGTTGCGTTGCGCAGGGCTATCGAGGCGAGGTTCAGTCAACAGGGGCGTAAGGTCACGGTCAGCGTGCCATAGTGCAGACGCTGTATTGGGCGAAAAAGGCGCAGCAGCCAGCGAATTCCAATACATCCGATGGGTGGCAACTTTTTTCGAGCTGTCGAGGAACTTGCCCAATAAATGCAGTGACTTACCAAGGATGCCCGGCCGGGGCTTGATACGGGTGGCGCAGGATAGTAGCTTGATGGCCGAGCGTTGCAGCGGATACGACAAAAACATAGCAAGCTACATATTTTTATGATGGCCAAAGGATGGCGATCACCCGATAACTGCAATAACATGCGGCAACATCGGAAATTGATCCGGATAATGGTGGCAGGAGGCCTGTCTTCTGGTATTCCGTGTTTTCTGGAATGGCGGCCAAACAACCGCCCAGATGCAGCCCCGCCATCAGGCATTGAGCGGGCCGGCGCGAGGGTTCAGGCATTTCATGCAGCACCGAAATCGCCACACGCAGAAGGATGAGTCAGTGTGACGCAAGTACCTTTGAAAATTGCTGTGGTCAGCCAGTATTTCTTTCCTGAAAATTTCATCATCAATGATATTGTTCAGGAACTGAGCGCGATGGGTGTACATGTTGAGGTTTTTACCGGTAAGCCTAACTACCCAGCGGGTGAGGTTTTCCCGGGATATACCGCTCACGGCGCAGTCGAAGATCGTTTTGCCGAAACCGTTGTTGTTCATCGGGCGCCTTTGCGTCCGCGCAAAAAAGGCGGGGCTAGAAATCTAATTCTTAATTATTTTTCATTTGTCGCCAATGGCGTCAGGCATTTCACCCGTCATGCCAGACGCGGCAAGTTCGATGTTTACTTCGTGTTCGCACCGTCGCCCATTATTTCGGTAATTCCGGCACTGGCCATGAAGCGCGCCCATCCTGCTCCCGTCTTCCTCTGGGTGCAGGACTTGTGGCCGGAGAGCCTGGCTGCCACCGGTTTCGTACGTAACAAGTACCTGTTGTCGATGGTAGGCTTGCTGGTGCGCGGTCTGTACCGGGCCGTGGATGTGCTGCTGGTGCAGTCACGCGCCTTCATCGACCCGGTCAAGCGCTACGCGCGGGCAGACAAAATAAGCTACTACCCCAACTCTTATCTGCAGCACGATGATTCCGGCGAGATCGGCAGGTTGCCTGAATCATTGGCCACGTTGTTGCGTGACCACTTCTGCGTCGTGTTCGCCGGCAACCTGGGCAGCGCGCAAGGGCTGGCGACTATTGTCGGGGCAGCTCGATTGTTGCAAGCCGAACATTCACAGTCCCGCATCGTGATGGTCGGCACCGGCAGCAAGGCTGAATGGCTGGCAGAGGAGAAGCGCAAGTGGGGCCTGGACAACTTGATCATTGCCGGTGCTTACCCGCGCACGGCGATGGCTGAACTGTTCGAACTCAGTGCCGTATTACTGGTTACACTCAAGCGAGACGAGATTTTCAGCTTTACCATTCCAAGCAAGGTGCAGGCCTACCTGGCAGCCGGCAGACCGATAATTGGCAGCCTGGATGGCGAAGGTGCCCGCGTCATCAACGAGGCCGGTGCTGGTATTACTTGCCCTGCCGATGATGCGGTCGGGCTCGCGGCCTGCATCAAGTCGATGCTGGCCATGCCGCAAGCGCAGCGAGAACAGATGGGCACCCGGGCCAGGGAATACTTCTTGAAACATTTCGAACTCAAGGCCCAGTGCAAGGCACTGGTGCGTATGTTCGAACAACGGATTGAACAGGACAAGGCGACGCAATGAACATATTGGTACTGGGTGTCTCGGGTATGCTGGGCAATGCCGTCTTCCGGTATTTTTCGGCCAATTCGCAACACCGGGTGATGGGCACGTTGCGTTCATCGTCCGGGTGCAGGTTTTTCACGCCGGATCAGGCCGAGCATCTGCTCTGTGGTGTGGATGTGCTCGATGCTGATGCGCTGATGGCAGCCTTCGCCAAGGCCCGGCCGGATGTGGTGGTCAACTGCGTGGGCTTGATCAAGCAACTTGCCGATGCCAAGGACCCGCTCACCGCGCTGCCCATCAACGCCATGCTTCCACATCGTCTGGCAACGCTGTGCCGGGTCGCTGGCGCGCGCCTGGTCCACGTCAGCACTGACTGTGTGTTTGCAGGTACCAAGGGCATGTATCGGGAACAGGACGAATCGGACTGCACCGACCTGTATGGCAAATCCAAGTACATTGGCGAATTGCACGACCTGGACCACGCCATAACCCTGCGCACATCAATTATTGGCCATGAGTTGCAGAGCAATGCATCGCTGATCGACTGGTTCCTCTCTCAGCAAGGCTGTGTCAAAGGCTTTACCAAGGCGATTTTTTCAGGTCTGCCGACTGCCGAACTGGCTCGGGTGATGCTGGACTACGTTCTTCCCAACCCTTCGCTGAAGGGGCTTTACCACGTTTCTGCAGAGCCGATCGACAAGTATGAACTGCTCAAGCAAGTGGCGAAGGTTTATGGCAAGGACATCCAGATCGTACCGGATGACAAATTGGTGATCGATCGTTCGCTGGACTCTACCCGCTTCCGCGCGGATGCAGGCTACCAGCCACCTTCCTGGCCGGCGCTCATACAATTCATGCACGCACAGCGTCAATAACGAACAACAAGGAGCGTACCCGTGTTCGATAACAAGATTCTGATGATTACAGGTGGTACCGGCTCTTTCGGTAATACTGTCCTCAAGCGTTTTCTCAACACCAACGTCAAGGAAATACGTGTTTTCAGCCGCGACGAGAAAAAACAGGAAGACATGCGTATTGCCTTGTCCAACGACAAGGTGAAGTTTTATATCGGCGATGTGCGTGACTATCAAAGCGTGTCAGAGGCCATGGTCGGGGTCGATTACATCTTCCATGCCGCTGCGTTGAAGCAGGTGCCGTCCTGCGAGTTCTACCCGATGGAAGCCGTGAAGACCAATGTCATCGGTACTGAAAACGTGCTGAATGCGGCCATCGCCAACGGCGTGCAGCGCGTGGTGGTGCTGAGCACCGACAAGGCAGTATACCCGATCAACGCGATGGGCATTTCCAAAGCCATGGCGGAAAAACTGATGGTTGCCAAATCGCGGATGATTCCGCAGAACGGCCCGGTGATTTGCGCCACCCGTTACGGCAATGTAATGGCCTCACGAGGTTCGGTTATTCCGCTGTTTGTCGATCAGCTCAAGGCCGGCAATGAACTGACCGTGACCGACCCGAACATGACTCGCTTCCTGATGTCGCTGGAGGACTCGGTGGATCTGGTCCTGCACGCTTTCGAGAACGCCCAGCAAGGTGATATCTTCGTACAGAAAGCGCCAGCGTCCACTGTGCAGGAGCTGGCCGAAGCGCTGCGCCAACTGTTCAAGCGGGAAAACCCAATCAAGGTAATCGGTACCCGGCATGGTGAGAAGCTCTACGAGTCGCTCATATCTCGTGAGGAAATGGCCAAGGCCGACGACATGGGCCGTTACTACCGTATTCCGGCCGATAACCGTGACCTGAATTACAAGAAGTACTTTGTCGAAGGTGAGCAGCATATCTCCGAGCTGGATGACTACACCTCACACAATACCGAGCGGCTCGACATCGATGGCATTAAGGCTCTGTTGCTGAAACTCGACTATATCCAGGAACAACTCAATGCTTAAGGTCATGACCTTGGTCGGTACCCGGCCTGAACTGATCAAGATGAGCCGCGTCATCGCCGAGCTCGACGACCAGGCCAACCATGTGCTGGTGCATTCCGGCCAGAACTACGATTACGAGCTCAACCAGGTGTTCTTTGACGACTTGGGTATTCGCAAGCCGGATCACTTCCTGGGGGCAGTGGGGGCTACGGCAGCCGGGACCATCGCCGAGGTCATCGCCAAGTCCGATGAAATCTTCGAGCTGGAAAAGCCCGATGCTTTGCTGCTGTACGGCGACACCAACACCTGCCTGGCGGTGATTGCTGCCAAGCGCCGGAAGATCCCAGTGTTCCACATGGAGGCAGGTAACCGCTGCTTCGATCAACGCGTGCCGGAAGAGTTGAACCGCAAGGTGCTCGATCACCTCAGCGACATCAATATGGTGCTGACCGAGCATGCCCGGCGTTATCTGCTGGATGAAGGCATTCGTCCGGAAACCATCATCAAGACCGGTTCGCACATGCAGGAAGTGCTGGACTACTATCGGCCTCGGATCGACGCCTCCACGGTGCTTGAACGCGAGGGGCTGGTAGAGGGCAAGTACTTCATCGTCAGCACGCATCGCGAAGAGAACGTCGATACCCCGCAGAACCTGCGTGACCTGCTGGCCTCGCTGCGCGCCCTGGCCGACAGCTATGGCCATCCGATCATCGTCTCCACCCACCCGCGTACCCGCAAGCGCCTCGAGGACCTGGGCGAAAGCCTGGACCACCCACTGATCCGTTTTGTCAAACCCTACGGCTTGCTGGACTATATCCGGCTGCAGATGGGGGCGCTCTGCGTACTTTCCGACAGCGGTACCATCACCGAAGAGGCTTCGCTGCTGAACCTGCCGGCGGTCACCATCCGCAACGCCCATGAGCGACCGGAGGGGATGGATGAAGGCACCCTGATCATGTGCGGCCTGACACCGGGCCGTGTGCTGGACGCGGTGCGCGTGGTGATCAGCCAACATGACCGCAACCAGCGGGTGATCCCGGTGGTGCAGGATTACCTGGGCGGGCCGGTTTCCAAGCAGGTGGTACGGATCGTGTACAGCTACACCGATTACATCAATCGTACGGTCTGGTCCAAGTAAGCGACCCGAGGCTGATCCCGTCACCCCGCGCTGATCGGTGCTGCTCTGCAGCCCATTGCCGCAAGCCGGTGCCACAACTAATGAGCAGAAATTGTCGATGGCGAGCTCTCTGTGGGGGCTTGCCGACACTGGGCGGCGAAGTGGTCCTTCTGGTCCGCTGACAGGCATCAGGCCCATACTGAACCCCGCCTTGGCAGATGGAGAAGCGAACGGCCTATGAACACGCTGGTGGTAATTGGGGGAAGCGGCTTTGTTGGCCGACATTTTCTGGCTGTATGCAACGCGTTGGAAGACACGGAGGTCATCTATGCGGTCCACCGTACCGAACCCGAATGGTTGACGAATGCCACGGTGCAAGTGGCTCGCTTTGACGTGAACGACTCCGCGAGCCTTGCAGCCATACTGGTGCCCGGCTGCACAGTGATCAACCTGTTGCGGCCTGATGGCAGTGGCTGGTTCGAGCCAGCTGTCGCCAATGTGCTCGTCGCTTGCAACGAAGCACGCATCAAGCGCTATGTGCACGTATCGAGTATCGATGTCTTCGGTGCTGCGCCAGACGCGGTGGTCGATGCCGACACGCAGCTCGAACCCAGGACGCCTTATGAACGTGAGCACGCCGCTGCTGAAGCGTTGGTGCGCGTGGTGCCGGCTGACAGCTTCGAAGTGCTGGTGTTGCGTCTGGGCGCGGTGTTTGGTGATGGTGGGCTGAACATCGTGTCGTTTGTTCGTGAGGTGTCCGTCGCGCCCGTCTGGAAGCTGGCGTTGCGGCGCATCCTTTATGGCCCGCGCCGCATGCATCTGGTCAGTGTGGAAAAGGTCGCACAAACCTTGGCATTCGTAGCCTACGTGCCACAGGTAAGCCAAGGGGAAGTGGTGCTGGTAACGGATGATGCGGCGCCGGAAAACAACTTTGGTCACTTGCAGGATGCCTTGATGCAGGCGTTTGGCCGGCCCTCGATCAGCTACTTGCCGCATCTACCGCCGGCATTGCTCGGCTTGTTGTTGCGTTTGCGCCGTATCAGCAATGCCAACCCAATGCGTCGTTTCAGCGAGCAGCGGCTTGCCGATTGGCAGCAGCCGCCCACGGCAGACTTCAAGCAACAATTGCAGCGCTACATTGCCCTGCTGAGGGCATCGGCATGAGGGTATTACTGGTGAATATTTCGCTGGATGCCAAGCTTGGCGGTGGTACAGCCGAGCGCACCCGGCACCTGGCGCTGCACCTGGCCAAAGCCGGTAGCGCCTGCGAAGCCGTTGCCATGACCGGCAATTCATGGCAACGGGAGTTTGATGAGCAGGGGGTAAAAAGCTACATCACGGGGAGAATCGGTTTGCGCTTCCCAATCCCGTTGCTCAACCCTTGGCGAGCCTGGCGCGCTGTGCGCAGGGCGGATGTACTGCACATCATGGGCTACTGGAACCTGCTGAGTGTCGCCATGGGCCTGCTGGCGTTGTTGGGTCGGCGCCCTTATATACTGTGTCCAGCAGGCGAATTCGCGTCGGTGGGTTCGCCGCGTCCGATCATGAAGGTGTTTCACCTGCTGCTGGGCCGCTGGTTGATCAAGGGGGCCGCAGGTTTTATCGCCATTACCGACCTGGAACAAGGGCTAATTGCGCAAGTGGCAGGCGTGCCGGCAGCTTCCATTCCGGTTATCGGCAACGCCGTGGCTGACCCAGGTCCGGCGCGACGGACAGAGGTTGTACAGCTGCCGGACGAGCCCTTCATCCTGTTCATGGGGCGGCTGGCACCAGTCAAAGGGCCTGACTTCCTGATCCAGGCCTATCTCGACACGCCTGCAGCGCAACGATACCCCCTGGTGATGGCTGGGCCGGATTTTGGCATGCAGCAGGATCTGCAGGCTCAAGTCGATGCCTCGGGGCTGGCTGGACGCATTCACTTCATCGGCTTTCTTGATGAAGCACAGCGTACCCAGGTGTACCGTCAGGCAATGATGCTGGTCATCCCTTCGCGTTCGGAGGCCATGTCGCTGGTCGCGCTGGAAGCGGGGATTGTCGGGTTACCGGTTTTGCTCACCGACACCTGTGGTTTCGACCAGGTCGAGCAGGTGCAAGGAGGGCTGGTGGTTCCAGCCAGTGCAACGGGCATCGCTTCGGGTCTTGAGCGTATGTTGGCTGACCCTGCCGAGCTCAGGGCAAAAGGCGGGCGACTCAAGGCTTACATTACCGAACATTACACCTGGTCAGCCATGGTGCAGGTGATGTTGCAGCGTTTTGCCCGGCTGTTGCGTACGGGGTCGATGGTGGAGTAAGCGTGCCCGTCGGCTCCGCTGACGGCCATCGTAGCAGTGTCATTCGCGGCGACGCCGGATAAAGAGGCGCAGCTGTCCAATCAATGGTTCATGGCGGTCAGGTTTGAAATGTCGGTGCTTGAGCGTTGGTATGAAAGGGCTACCCAGGAGCACGTGCTGCTGGCACTGTTTTTCCTGGCGATATTTTATGGAAATGTTTATGCAAGGGTCACACTACCGCTTGCGATGTATGTCCTGCCGCTACTGGCGTTGCGCCTGAAGATCAAGCCGATCAAGTCGCTCAGGTGGCAAGCGGTATTGCCTGCACTGGCTTGCCTACCGGTGGTATTGCAATTCTTCGGCGCCTATCCGCCCATAAAGAACGATATCTCCGTCTACTTTTGCTTCTTTTACTCTGCAGTAGCCATCTTGGTGGTGAGCAGGTGTAGCGTCGGGGAGTTACTGGTGCAGAACTGCATGCTCTTCGGCTGTATATTGATTGCGTTCATCATGCTGGCCCATATGGGGCTTGGTTACCGGGACCAACTCGATTTCTATACCTTGAAGAACCTGGTTGCGACGCCTCTGGGCAGCTCCAATTATCTGGCTGTGTTTCTGCTGCTCGGCATTCTGGTGGCCTTGTATGCCAAGCAGTATCTATGTGCCATTGCCCTGGTTGGGGCGTTCGTATTCACGTTTTCGCGTACCGGGTACGCAATGTTGATTATCGCTGTGGCCATCTGGTTGCTCGACACCAGAACAACCCTGCTTTCCCGCTATCCGCGCTTTTTTGCTTTCGCGTACATCATCGGCAGCCTGATGGTGTTCCTTACCGCTTTCTTCATGAAAGGCGGGCTGCCGGAGTCCCTGTCCATCCGCGTGGGCCTATGGCATGCAGCGGTGTACCACATTGTCGATCATCCACTGATCGGCACTCCACGCTCTGAATACTTCTACATATTCAATGGTTTGGCATGGGACCCGCATAATTCGGTGTTGAACATGCTGCTGTTGCTGGGGGTAGGCGGTACTGCGGTGTACCTGTTTTACCTTTACTCCGTCATGCGGCTGTTTTCGCAACTGGCAAGCAGCTCGAC harbors:
- a CDS encoding MBL fold metallo-hydrolase — protein: MEYPVLSHHGGTRGVTGSCHQLHLDPSTSLLIDCGLEQGADAASGAESVPLGVDVQGIQALVITHVHLDHVGRIPALLAAGYRGPILCSEPSARLLPLVLEDAYKLSISSEPAEVARYSDVVRELIAPLPFEHWHSLVERPGLSCRLRLQRAGHLLGSAYVECDMQHEQTNTRYVFSGDLGACNNPLLRPVQPPERADVLVLESTYGDRLHPPAADRERRLEAAIDRALADRGTLLIPAFSLGRTQELLYELEGILHRKALLNMAGPAPAGEPLDWSQLPIILDSPLAQRITDVYRGLHGYWNADARARLAEGRDPLGFSQLVSVDTHARHQQVVNYLKSTGRPAIVIAGNGMCSGGRIVNYLKAMLGDPRHEVMFVGYQAKGTPGAVIQASEGAQGFVQLDLDGRMYEIRAKVLTLGGYSGHADQAGLLAFASRGKEPAGRVVLVHGEASAKVALRRAIEARFSQQGRKVTVSVP
- a CDS encoding glycosyltransferase family 4 protein — encoded protein: MTQVPLKIAVVSQYFFPENFIINDIVQELSAMGVHVEVFTGKPNYPAGEVFPGYTAHGAVEDRFAETVVVHRAPLRPRKKGGARNLILNYFSFVANGVRHFTRHARRGKFDVYFVFAPSPIISVIPALAMKRAHPAPVFLWVQDLWPESLAATGFVRNKYLLSMVGLLVRGLYRAVDVLLVQSRAFIDPVKRYARADKISYYPNSYLQHDDSGEIGRLPESLATLLRDHFCVVFAGNLGSAQGLATIVGAARLLQAEHSQSRIVMVGTGSKAEWLAEEKRKWGLDNLIIAGAYPRTAMAELFELSAVLLVTLKRDEIFSFTIPSKVQAYLAAGRPIIGSLDGEGARVINEAGAGITCPADDAVGLAACIKSMLAMPQAQREQMGTRAREYFLKHFELKAQCKALVRMFEQRIEQDKATQ
- a CDS encoding SDR family oxidoreductase; amino-acid sequence: MNILVLGVSGMLGNAVFRYFSANSQHRVMGTLRSSSGCRFFTPDQAEHLLCGVDVLDADALMAAFAKARPDVVVNCVGLIKQLADAKDPLTALPINAMLPHRLATLCRVAGARLVHVSTDCVFAGTKGMYREQDESDCTDLYGKSKYIGELHDLDHAITLRTSIIGHELQSNASLIDWFLSQQGCVKGFTKAIFSGLPTAELARVMLDYVLPNPSLKGLYHVSAEPIDKYELLKQVAKVYGKDIQIVPDDKLVIDRSLDSTRFRADAGYQPPSWPALIQFMHAQRQ
- a CDS encoding polysaccharide biosynthesis protein — protein: MFDNKILMITGGTGSFGNTVLKRFLNTNVKEIRVFSRDEKKQEDMRIALSNDKVKFYIGDVRDYQSVSEAMVGVDYIFHAAALKQVPSCEFYPMEAVKTNVIGTENVLNAAIANGVQRVVVLSTDKAVYPINAMGISKAMAEKLMVAKSRMIPQNGPVICATRYGNVMASRGSVIPLFVDQLKAGNELTVTDPNMTRFLMSLEDSVDLVLHAFENAQQGDIFVQKAPASTVQELAEALRQLFKRENPIKVIGTRHGEKLYESLISREEMAKADDMGRYYRIPADNRDLNYKKYFVEGEQHISELDDYTSHNTERLDIDGIKALLLKLDYIQEQLNA
- the wecB gene encoding UDP-N-acetylglucosamine 2-epimerase (non-hydrolyzing), translating into MLKVMTLVGTRPELIKMSRVIAELDDQANHVLVHSGQNYDYELNQVFFDDLGIRKPDHFLGAVGATAAGTIAEVIAKSDEIFELEKPDALLLYGDTNTCLAVIAAKRRKIPVFHMEAGNRCFDQRVPEELNRKVLDHLSDINMVLTEHARRYLLDEGIRPETIIKTGSHMQEVLDYYRPRIDASTVLEREGLVEGKYFIVSTHREENVDTPQNLRDLLASLRALADSYGHPIIVSTHPRTRKRLEDLGESLDHPLIRFVKPYGLLDYIRLQMGALCVLSDSGTITEEASLLNLPAVTIRNAHERPEGMDEGTLIMCGLTPGRVLDAVRVVISQHDRNQRVIPVVQDYLGGPVSKQVVRIVYSYTDYINRTVWSK
- a CDS encoding NAD-dependent epimerase/dehydratase family protein, with the translated sequence MNTLVVIGGSGFVGRHFLAVCNALEDTEVIYAVHRTEPEWLTNATVQVARFDVNDSASLAAILVPGCTVINLLRPDGSGWFEPAVANVLVACNEARIKRYVHVSSIDVFGAAPDAVVDADTQLEPRTPYEREHAAAEALVRVVPADSFEVLVLRLGAVFGDGGLNIVSFVREVSVAPVWKLALRRILYGPRRMHLVSVEKVAQTLAFVAYVPQVSQGEVVLVTDDAAPENNFGHLQDALMQAFGRPSISYLPHLPPALLGLLLRLRRISNANPMRRFSEQRLADWQQPPTADFKQQLQRYIALLRASA
- a CDS encoding glycosyltransferase family 4 protein, producing MAAAAHGRLQATIAALHCPAEGIGMRVLLVNISLDAKLGGGTAERTRHLALHLAKAGSACEAVAMTGNSWQREFDEQGVKSYITGRIGLRFPIPLLNPWRAWRAVRRADVLHIMGYWNLLSVAMGLLALLGRRPYILCPAGEFASVGSPRPIMKVFHLLLGRWLIKGAAGFIAITDLEQGLIAQVAGVPAASIPVIGNAVADPGPARRTEVVQLPDEPFILFMGRLAPVKGPDFLIQAYLDTPAAQRYPLVMAGPDFGMQQDLQAQVDASGLAGRIHFIGFLDEAQRTQVYRQAMMLVIPSRSEAMSLVALEAGIVGLPVLLTDTCGFDQVEQVQGGLVVPASATGIASGLERMLADPAELRAKGGRLKAYITEHYTWSAMVQVMLQRFARLLRTGSMVE
- a CDS encoding O-antigen ligase family protein, whose translation is MSFAATPDKEAQLSNQWFMAVRFEMSVLERWYERATQEHVLLALFFLAIFYGNVYARVTLPLAMYVLPLLALRLKIKPIKSLRWQAVLPALACLPVVLQFFGAYPPIKNDISVYFCFFYSAVAILVVSRCSVGELLVQNCMLFGCILIAFIMLAHMGLGYRDQLDFYTLKNLVATPLGSSNYLAVFLLLGILVALYAKQYLCAIALVGAFVFTFSRTGYAMLIIAVAIWLLDTRTTLLSRYPRFFAFAYIIGSLMVFLTAFFMKGGLPESLSIRVGLWHAAVYHIVDHPLIGTPRSEYFYIFNGLAWDPHNSVLNMLLLLGVGGTAVYLFYLYSVMRLFSQLASSSTFWRSVFIGAAVTLLWSLFEVVLLTPAYDTLLASLFALAIARSPRPEVATSPAKSDDASAGLTAAR